The following proteins are encoded in a genomic region of Syntrophales bacterium:
- the ilvD gene encoding dihydroxy-acid dehydratase: protein MRSDQAKKGVERAPHRSLMKASGYTDWEIDRPWIGVVNAYNAIIPGHVHLKRIAEAVKIGVYAAGGLPIEFPVIGVCDGIAMNHIGMKFSLPSREIVMDSIEIMTQGHALDALVMVTNCDKIIPGMAMAAAELNVPSIVVSGGPMLAGLHNGKEIDLATVFEAVGKHIAGNMTDAELGEIENSACPGCGSCAGMFTANTMNCMMEAIGLGLPGNGTIPAVYSERDRLAKEAGRKIMELLERNILPRDILTKEAFENAIAVDLALGGSTNTALHLPAIAHAAGIELPIELFNTIAERVPHLCNMSPGGSHHIQDLYRAGGVQAVMARLAEGGLLRQELITATGKTVGENLRGVRVRDENVIRPLATPYHAKGGLAVLKGTLAPLGGIVKQSAVADEMLVHTGPARVFESEEAAYQAIRQKSIKDGDVLVIRYEGPKGGPGMREMLTPTSALAGMGMDKTVALITDGRFSGASRGASIGHVSPEAAAGGPIALVREGDLIAIDIPAKKLDLLVDEKELERRRAEWKPYEQPVDSPFLNRYRRVVTSGNRGAVLC from the coding sequence ATGAGAAGCGACCAAGCCAAGAAGGGCGTTGAACGGGCGCCGCACCGTTCGCTAATGAAGGCATCGGGCTATACGGACTGGGAGATTGACCGTCCCTGGATTGGGGTGGTAAACGCCTATAACGCGATTATTCCGGGACATGTGCACCTGAAGCGAATCGCCGAAGCGGTGAAGATCGGGGTGTATGCCGCGGGGGGGCTTCCCATTGAGTTCCCCGTCATCGGCGTCTGCGACGGCATAGCGATGAACCATATCGGCATGAAGTTTTCGCTGCCGAGCCGGGAGATCGTCATGGACTCGATCGAAATCATGACGCAGGGGCACGCCTTGGACGCCCTGGTTATGGTCACCAACTGCGACAAGATCATCCCCGGCATGGCGATGGCGGCGGCGGAGTTGAACGTCCCGTCCATCGTGGTCAGCGGCGGGCCGATGCTGGCGGGGCTCCATAACGGAAAAGAGATAGACCTTGCCACTGTTTTTGAGGCCGTAGGCAAGCACATTGCCGGCAACATGACCGATGCCGAACTGGGGGAGATAGAAAACTCCGCCTGTCCCGGCTGCGGCTCCTGCGCGGGGATGTTCACCGCCAACACGATGAACTGCATGATGGAAGCGATTGGGCTCGGTCTGCCGGGAAACGGAACCATCCCCGCCGTCTATTCCGAACGGGACCGTCTGGCCAAGGAAGCAGGGCGGAAAATCATGGAACTCCTGGAAAGGAATATCCTCCCCCGCGACATCCTGACGAAAGAAGCGTTCGAAAACGCCATCGCCGTCGATCTCGCCCTGGGCGGCTCCACCAACACCGCCCTCCATCTGCCCGCAATCGCCCATGCGGCGGGGATCGAGCTGCCGATCGAACTTTTCAACACGATCGCGGAGCGGGTTCCCCATCTGTGCAACATGAGCCCCGGCGGCAGCCACCATATCCAGGACCTCTACCGCGCCGGCGGCGTCCAGGCCGTCATGGCCCGTCTGGCAGAAGGAGGCCTGCTGCGTCAGGAACTCATCACCGCCACCGGGAAAACCGTCGGCGAAAACCTGCGCGGAGTCCGCGTCAGGGATGAAAACGTGATCCGCCCGCTGGCCACTCCGTACCATGCGAAAGGCGGGCTCGCGGTGCTCAAGGGAACGCTCGCCCCCCTGGGCGGCATCGTCAAGCAGTCGGCCGTGGCCGATGAGATGCTCGTCCATACCGGGCCGGCCCGGGTATTTGAAAGCGAGGAGGCCGCCTACCAGGCCATCCGCCAAAAATCAATCAAGGACGGAGACGTACTGGTGATCCGCTACGAGGGGCCAAAAGGCGGGCCGGGGATGCGCGAAATGCTCACCCCCACCTCTGCCCTTGCCGGCATGGGGATGGACAAAACCGTCGCCCTGATCACCGACGGGCGCTTCAGCGGCGCCAGCCGGGGCGCGTCCATCGGCCATGTATCGCCGGAGGCGGCCGCGGGCGGCCCGATCGCGCTGGTGCGCGAAGGCGATCTGATCGCCATTGATATCCCCGCGAAAAAGCTTGATCTCCTTGTGGATGAAAAGGAGCTGGAACGCCGCCGCGCCGAATGGAAACCCTATGAACAGCCGGTGGACAGCCCGTTTTTGAACCGTTATCGCCGGGTCGTCACTTCGGGCAACCGGGGCGCGGTTCTGTGCTAA